The sequence GGCTGCACGCGTTGCAGCACCGCGGGCAGGAAGCCGCCGGCATAACCAGCTATGATGGCGAGGAATTCCACTCGCTGCGCGGTACTGGTCATGTCGCGGATAATTTCTCTTCAGCAGAGGCTTTGGGCGTGCTGCCCGGCAATATGGCATCGGGCCATGTGCGTTATTCCACCACTGGCGGCGCGGGCCTGCGCAATGTGCAACCGCTCTACGCCGATCTGGCTGCGGGCGGCTTTGCGATTGCGCATAATGGCAATATTTCAAACGCCCAGCATCTGCGCGATGATCTGGTGCGCAAAGGTGCGATTTTCCAATCGACCTCTGACACGGAAGTCATCATCCACCTCGTCGCCACGAGCCGCTATCCCACCTTGCTCGACCGCTTTGTCGATGCGTTGCGGATGGTCGAGGGTGCTTACTCGCTGACCGTGATGACCAAGGAAGGCATGATTGCCTGCCGCGATCCCTTGGGCATTCGCCCGCTGGTGATGGGCCGGATTGGCAAGACTGTAGTGTTCGCTAGCGAGACTGTGGCCTTGGACGTCGTCGGCGCGAAGTTTGAACGTCAGGTCGATCCGGGCGAACTGATCCAAGTCGATCACGAGGGCAAAACCTCTTCACATCGCCCATTCGGTGAACACAAATCACGCCCGTGCATCTTCGAGCATGTCTATTTCAGCCGCCCCGATTCAATCTTCGACGGCCGCTCGGTTTACGAAGCGCGCAAGGCCATCGGGATGCAGCTCGCGATCGAAAACCACGTGGATTGCGATCTTGTGGTGCCAGTTCCTGACAGCGGCGTTCCGGCGGCAATCGGTTACGCGCAGCAATCCGGCGTACCCTTTGAACTCGGCATCATTCGCTCGCACTATGTGGGCCGGACATTCATCCAACCATCGGACAGCGCGCGGCAATCCAGCGTGAAGCGCAAGCATAACGCCAATCGCGGTCTGGTCGAAGGCAAACGGATCGTGCTTATCGACGATTCCATCGTTCGCGGCACCACCAGCATGAAGATCGTGGAAATGATGCGCGAAGCGGGCGCGACAGAAGTGCATTTCCGCGTCGCCAGCCCGCCCACGGCGCATAGCTGCTTCTACGGCGTCGATACGCCCGAGCGCTCCAAACTGCTCGCAGCCCGCATGGAGCTCGAGCCGATGCGCGAATTTATCCGCGCCGACAGTCTGGCATTCGTCTCTATCGACGGTCTCTACCGAGCCGTGAGCGAAGTAGAACGCGACAGCGACCAGCCCAAATATTGCGATGCCTGCTTCACCGGCGAGTATCCGACTTCGCTGACCGATCACAACGAAGTCGACAAACCCGCACAGTTGCCATTTCCTGTTAACAAAGTCGCATAATGACCGATAATTCCGAAATAAAGCCGCTCGACGGCCAGTTGGCTCTTGTCACCGGCGCAAGTCGCGGCATTGGCGCAGCAACAGCAATCGCATTGGCCGCTGCGGGGGCACACGTTGTGCTCACGGGCCGCGATGTTCGCGCGCTCGAAGCAGTCGAGGACGAAATCCATGCATTCGGCGGCAATTCGACGATTGCACCGCTCGATCTTGCTGAGGAAGACGGAATTGCTCGCCTCGCTGCTGCTATTTCCGGGCGCTGGGACACACTCGACATATTGGTGATTGCGGCGGCGGTTCTGCCGCCTCTCACGCCCGTGACGCAGATCAATTCCAAGAGCTTTGGACAGGCGCTAACAGTCAACGTCTTGGCAACGCAGGCCTTGCTCGCCGCATTCGATCCCATGCTGAAGCGCAGCGAGAATGGCCGCGTAATCGGCATTACCAGCAGCGTCGGTGCACAGCCCCGCGCCTATTGGGCGGCTTATGGTTCGACCAAGGCTGCCTTCGAGAGCTTGCTCGATAGTTACGGGCAAGAAGTACAAAACATCTCGAACCTGCGTGTCGCGATCCTTGATCCCGGTGCCACGCGCACCGCCATGCGCTCCAAAGCCTATCCGGGCGAAGATCCTGCCACGGTGAAAGAACCAACTGTTGTTGCAGAAAAAATTATCAGTCTAGTCCAACAGGACTTCGCGACTGGCCACCGTGAACGCGTCGGCTGATAGCCTTGGTTAATTTCGCGTAACCCTGCATTTCAAGAAAGTCGAAACCGCAACCCTCCACCGTGTGCAAAGTAAAGTCGGCCCCCTCGGCATTGCAGATAGGATGGATCACATGGTTTCCGGTACAACAGACCGTTACGCAATTGCGGCTCAGGAAGATCGTTGCGGCCAACGCACGAAGCTTTCGATCCCGGCACAGCTGCGCGCATCTGGCGGACGCGGCTTCCAGACGGTGATCCACGATCTGTCGATTTCCGGCTATTCAGGCTCGGCGATCAACCGCATGCACCCTGGCACAATGTGCTGGCTGACGCTGCCCGGACTGGAATCGTTGCAGGGCGAAGTTGTCTGGTGGGACAATTGCATGGTCGGTGTGGCATTTTCGGAACTGCTTAGCCCGATTGTGCACGACAATATTCTCGCTCGCTATCGCGGCGCTGCTG comes from Altererythrobacter sp. ZODW24 and encodes:
- the purF gene encoding amidophosphoribosyltransferase, whose protein sequence is MNLTNPLLDLHGDKLREECGVFGAINANDASALTALGLHALQHRGQEAAGITSYDGEEFHSLRGTGHVADNFSSAEALGVLPGNMASGHVRYSTTGGAGLRNVQPLYADLAAGGFAIAHNGNISNAQHLRDDLVRKGAIFQSTSDTEVIIHLVATSRYPTLLDRFVDALRMVEGAYSLTVMTKEGMIACRDPLGIRPLVMGRIGKTVVFASETVALDVVGAKFERQVDPGELIQVDHEGKTSSHRPFGEHKSRPCIFEHVYFSRPDSIFDGRSVYEARKAIGMQLAIENHVDCDLVVPVPDSGVPAAIGYAQQSGVPFELGIIRSHYVGRTFIQPSDSARQSSVKRKHNANRGLVEGKRIVLIDDSIVRGTTSMKIVEMMREAGATEVHFRVASPPTAHSCFYGVDTPERSKLLAARMELEPMREFIRADSLAFVSIDGLYRAVSEVERDSDQPKYCDACFTGEYPTSLTDHNEVDKPAQLPFPVNKVA
- a CDS encoding PilZ domain-containing protein; amino-acid sequence: MVSGTTDRYAIAAQEDRCGQRTKLSIPAQLRASGGRGFQTVIHDLSISGYSGSAINRMHPGTMCWLTLPGLESLQGEVVWWDNCMVGVAFSELLSPIVHDNILARYRGAAD
- a CDS encoding SDR family NAD(P)-dependent oxidoreductase, which encodes MTDNSEIKPLDGQLALVTGASRGIGAATAIALAAAGAHVVLTGRDVRALEAVEDEIHAFGGNSTIAPLDLAEEDGIARLAAAISGRWDTLDILVIAAAVLPPLTPVTQINSKSFGQALTVNVLATQALLAAFDPMLKRSENGRVIGITSSVGAQPRAYWAAYGSTKAAFESLLDSYGQEVQNISNLRVAILDPGATRTAMRSKAYPGEDPATVKEPTVVAEKIISLVQQDFATGHRERVG